CCGCTGAGCGTGCTTGTCAGGCACCTGGAGCTGCGGTGCCGGTCTGTGCTGCTctggtgccgccggcgcactgcagcgTCTTTGAGCGGCTGACTTCCAACTACTACGATGTCTACTCGAGCGAGGTGGCCCTTCAGGcgacccgccgccgccgatgacggCTTTACCGCGAGGATGTCGCTCTGCCCAGGAGCATCGCCGGtcggcacgccgccgccacttcGGTGCACCGGCGGCTAGCCCGCGCGGACGCCTTGTGCGTCGgcctgcagccgcgctggtggcggGCGACGACTGTCTCCGtgcggaggagatggcgaagCGCGAGCGGGAGCGCACCACTGCACCTGCGGCAAGTGCGTTTGCGCGCAGCAACACACCTTGCTACTTCGTTTGCTGAGGCGCACCATCGCGCTGCGGACCTGCTGGTGTGTTGGAGAAAGCAACCCCACGTGTTCGCGTTCCTTGCTTTTCCTGCGTTTCGTGGTACAGGCGCTCTTTGAGGAAAGTAGATGGCAGGCCACCACAAAAGGGAGTGATCGCCATGGCGGCGgacttttcgttttttttttttttggtatTGTTTACTTTGCCCGCTTCCGTTTTACATATATTATTTTCTGTCGATGGATTGATTTCGCTTAGATCTCCTAGACTCATGCGTTCATCCCTcccacatccacacacacacacacacacacacgtggtcgtgggcatgtgcgcgcgtttttctttttcctttctaACTTGCGTGCCTCCTTCTATTTCTGCCAAGCGTGTTTACGTGCGCGCTCTAGTCGTTTTCGGCGTTCGTTCTTGTGATGATGGTGCGACTTCGGTTGCTGGTCTTGTGCCTGCCCTGGTTTTTCTCCTCCCTGGAACgtgggggaggcggagggtgTGGGGGCGGAGGTTGACATCGACCTCGCTGTTCTTTGTTTTACATTTATGTATGTGTCGTCGTTCCCCGActgcggtggtgcgctcCATCTCTCCGTCTTTCTTTCTCGCTCGCTTCTCTGTTTTCCTGTTCGCGTGTGGCGCGGCGACAAGCGCTGCAGCCTTTTTGTGCGTGAGCTATTTTACAGCATCACCACGTGcgctgtgcatgcgcgcgctcgCACTCTCGATCCTTCGGCCCCTGGGCCTGTGTAGGCTTCTTCGCTTCCATGAACGCGCCATGAGGGCAAAAGTCTTACGTACGTGCaagaagaaagcgagagcGGCTCAAAGCCGCAGAAGGTGGCGCGGAAGTCTTCGGTGTGCTGATAAGCCATGCCGAGGCAGCCTAAGCGGCCGTGGCAAAGTGGGCCAAGCGCAACGAAAAGTGCACCCGCCCGTTTGGATGTGCAGCGTGTGGGTCTTGCCCCCTCCCAGACACCGCCCCTTTAATTACTCTTCGCGCGCATTCAAGGGGAGAAGGTGGGAAGAAAGTTGCTGCAACggttgccgttgctgctgcaatCCCGTTCTCCCTCTTGCTTCTTGGGCTTTCACCTTCATGACGCAACGCGTTTGTTCGCCAGCGTCTGTGagatgtgcgcgcgctctccttgcagcggaagaggcgcgcgtgccgcatgGAACCCCACCGCGACGCCCGACGCAGATGCAGCGGCTCGTGCGCTACAACTTCTTTCTACCTCCTCTTCATCCTCAtccttcttttcgcttcgcTCTGCCCGGTCTCGACCTGTGTGCACGGTGACATGTACGCACATATGTATGCACGTCGTCTGGTGGCGACTAGTGCCACCGCACACCATCAACGCTATAATTGCCTCTCTCAAGTTGCTTTAGCGGCTTATCACGTAAcccccacaccccctcctcccctcttcttcctcagACGACTAGGGATTGCCGCTCTGTCTGTcgttgtgcagcagcaccacttCAACGTCGCTGTCCGCGTCatcgctgccactgctgaaCCTGTGAAAGAGACCAACAGCAAGAGCACCCTCatccttccccccccctcccacacacacacacacacaaacgctCCCGCCTGCGCACTCCCCCCGGCTTATTTCCTTTTCGCTTGTTGCTTGTTGAAGCGCACACATCTGCTctcgtgcgtgcttgtgttgCTACTCGAGGGCTCATCGCGGAGGCACACCTTTACGCGCGCTCGGGCGTATAAAAAAAACATAAGTGCGCGTACCCCCTTGAGTACGACGAGAGTGCAAGCCGCAGGCGTGGGAAGACCGTCTCAGGCACGGCCTACGCTTACACACGTCTTGGCTCCCGGGCTATCTCGCCCCCTCGCCCGCGCACCCCTCCGTGAGACCACCAACCGGTAGGaaaccaaaaagaaaaaaaaccaAGCCATGTCTTCTAACTGGACTGCCGCGTCCGGCGCGCATCTTCGCGTGGAGGACATCGACTGGGGCTCCACAGGTGGCGATGACATGTTCACCTCGAATGCCGATGACCTACTGATGTCAGACCCCCGCGCGGTTCGCCGTGCCGAAACGGCACCGATGGTGCTGACCATCATGGGCACAGGGggctctctctgtgtcggAGGtttcgaggaggaggtgaaccCAGACGAGGAGTACCGCTACACGGAGGATTACCACCAATTGTACTACTCCAAGAACCCACGTGACCCCCgcatgctgccgccgttgacgcgccgccgccaccacctcgtgCGTGAGGCCCGCGCGCCCGGTGCGTTCGCGGTGTCGAGCGGCGACAAGCAGTCTGTCCCCTCCACGAATGGTGCTGTTGGCGACCGCATTGAGAACAGAGAAAGCGACTGTAAtaacgctgccgctgccacttccgctgccactgccattgccgctgccgctccagaGGCGACCGAGCACCTTTCTTCACAGGCGCTCGTGAAGCTGTACGTTGACACCTTCCGTCCTGACTGGGATTACGCGCAGATCAAGAGCCACGTGTGCACCTTCAGCCGGGACCAGGACGGAAGCCGTctcgtgcagcgcctgctAGAGAAGCCGGAGAACATTGTCTCCATCTTTAACGAGGTTATTGAAGAGTTTGGCGAGCTGGCGACCGATGTGTTCGGCAACTACGTGTTGCAGAAAATGTTCGACGTGGTGCCCAAGGCGGAGAACGACGCCAACGCGCTTCAGGAGATCAAGGAGGCGAAGATGCTGGACCGTCTCACGGCGAAGGTACGTGGCCACCTGCTCGAGTACTCGGTGCAAACGTACGGCTGCCGTGTTATGCAGAAGGCGGTCGAGAACATGCGCGCTGCCGACCGCAACGCCATCATCCGTGAGCTAGATGGGAAGATTGTGGAGTTCGTCTTTGATCAAAACGCGAACCACGTGGTGCAGAAGGTCGTCGAGGTATGCCCTTCTGGCGCGCAGTTTGTGGTGGACGCCTTCATTCCGTCTCTGGGCGACCTGGCCTGCCACGCCTACGGCTgccgcgtgctgcagcgcaccttcGAGAAGTGCCACGACGTGGAGGGGGTGAACATTCGTCCGCTCATGGAGGCAGTGCTCAGCCGTGTGAACGAGTTCACGGTGCACCAGTACGGTAACTATGTCGTGCAGCACGCCATGCTCAATGCGCCCGAGGatctgcgccaccgctttGTGGTGCAGCTGACGCCGCAGCTATATGCGCTGTCGTGCAGCAAGTTCGCCAGCAACGTCGCCGAGCGCATcgtgacgacggcgaccgAGGAGGAACGTGACGCCATCATCAAAGAGCTGAAGAAGCCCCTGAGCGACTTCCAGGGCGGCAACTACCTAGTGAACATGATGCAGGACACCTACGCAAACTACGTCGTGCAGCGCTTCTTTGAGGCCGTCTCGCCCACGCAGCGCGAGGTTATCAGCGAGCTCGTGCAGCCCCACATCGGCACCATCAATCAGTCCGTCTACGGTCGCCACTTGCTACGCAAGATGGTGTCGAACAACATTCTAACGAACACCTTCCTCCTCAGCCAAGGCATCGATGTTAGCGGCCCCGAGTACGGCGGCAATGCGAACAACagcggccaccgcagcggcggccaccgaAACACCGCTaacggcaccagcggcagcgaaaaCCGCCACAACGGCGGTGGTTCTACGGCATACACCAACCGAAATGGCAATGGCCGCGACAGCCGTtcaggcggtggcgtgggcagcaacagcagcggcggtggcaacaacaacggcagcggcggccgtgctggTCGTGGCGGGCGTGGCGgtaacagcaacaacagcagcagcaacaacagcaacaaccaGCACAGCGACGGCAAAAACAACGCCATGCGAAgcaacggtggcggcaaTCCAAACAGCATGCTAGTCTtacagccgcagctgcagctgcagcagccgatcATGACCGGGTACATGCCCATGCCGCAGCAGTATCCGTACGGAACTCCCTACGGCATTCCTCAGCttcagcagcaacagccccaggcgccgcagccggcgtACATGTAccccgccgcagccgccgctccgcAGCTGTatcagccgcagcaggcgtACATTCCACAGATAGCGCCTAGCGGCTTTGGCGCATTTGCTGGTGCCGCGACCTTttcggcgccgatgccgcctcAACAGCAGGCAGGCAACTATTCTCTCCGGTATGGTACCCCGATGCAGCAGTCGACGCCAACGTCCCAACCACTGCAGACGCCGgctcagcagcaacagcagccgactcgccgtggcggtgcacaGTCTCCGCAGGTGTACGTGAACGGCGGCTACAACGGCGCAGGCcaggcgcaccagcagcaaccgTCGCCGAACAGCACCCTTTTCCCTGCgtctcagcagcagcagcaggcgttCCAGGCGAACAGTGACCTCGCCGACGCCACCCTTGCCTCTGGCAAGGGAGGCTGCTCAGGGAAGGGAAACACTAGCGCTGGcgtgagcagcgccagccaCGCTAACGCGACAAGCAGTGACAAGGCTTGTGCCATTCTCACCAACAGCAACACTAGCAGCCAGCAGCGAGCCGGCTACAGCAACCAGCGCACCCCGCAGCAGGAGACGGGCTACTAGGACGGCTGCTGgcggtctctctctttctggtGTTGTTCCTGCATTCTTGTgttctctgcttctcttaACAGTGCCTCGGTGAGGATACGTTCCGCGCGAGATAACCACCAAGTTACGGACAGgctcacatacacacacgcatgcctGGCCGGATACACGCGAGTGCATGATtggggcggcgccgctttaCAggcctctccctttctcggtcaggcctcttcctcttgtcCCTCGAACGCACATATCCAGGCTTCGACTGTCGCGCATGCACTCTCTCCAAATGCATGCGTTGAGTgcaagagggggaggggaaggccCGCCTGCTCCActgcagcaacggcggcaggGAAGGGCCGAGAAAGACGCAGAGGCGAACTTTGCATGAAGACCGCAACCGTCATTTCAATCTCGCGTGCGAGCGCTCGACCTCTCTGCAGTGGGGAAAACGCGGGCCTGTCAGGATGGATCAAGGCATCGTTGAATTTGCGGAGGACAGGACGCCATGCACGGGCGCACacagtgtgcgtgcgggctGCGGGGGCGAATGGGTGGGTGGCTTGGAtgatgagagagagaaagaggaggagggatgcCACAGGGAGGCTGATCTTTTTCTCGTCGGACTCCCATCCCTATGCCACCACCCACGTGGGGAGACGAGAAGTAGTGAGATGCGCAGGAAAAGATGGCAGTGGAGCGGAAGACAACAAGGTGCCGAGGCGCACCAGCCGCGGGCCCGTTGAACGGGCGGGACATAGAGATGTGGGGCGCTTGtgcttgtgtttgtgtgtgtgtgtgtcggagCCGTCGCATAAGAACCCGAGGTGAGATAGTGCAAGAAGAGGAATTCAGTATGGGAAGGCGAaaagggggtgagggggaggaggatgcTGCGGCCCGTCTTTTTTTGTATTGCGAAGAGTCGGTCCCTGTGCtcgtcgcagctgcgtgcTTCACACTCAGCTACGCGTTGAGGAAGCTGCCTTCGTGAAGCGTGTCGTTTGCGGTGCCCTCGTCTTGcccttctcttgctttctGTGCAACAGGCTTATTCTTGTGTCTGCGTGCTCATGTGGAGTCCCTGCTCATCTCGTTTCTACCTCGCATACCTGTTCCGGGGCTCACTCACCTTCCTTCCCTCGTTTCGCTGGCATTTTGTGAGAAGTCGTTCTTTTACCGTTGTATCGCGTTTGCGGGCCTGCGTTGACGGACGCGAAATAGGAAGTGGGTCACCTGTGTATCCGCGGATATCCACAGAGGCTGTCACACGCAACGCCCACATACATGATTGACATGTCTCCGGCCGCCCTTCACTACGCTCCGTCGCCTGCTGTACTTTctgctctccttctttcgGATCCCACAGTGCCCCTCTTCTTTGTGTATTCGTGCGGCCCTCTTCTCATATCtggttctctctcttcttttcaGTTGGCTTCTGCTGTTGATCCGCCTCCTGTTGCATTTCatgcagtgtgtgtgtgtgtgtgcgtccgcCCCCCCTCCTGAAGTCTCTTGTATAGATGTGTCCTCCTCTCGCACTGGAGAAGACAAGCACGTTGCTTtactgcggcggcgcgctctTTCTCAGTGgagaaggaaggggagggggcgcgcaACGCAGCATGCCAGCGCACGCGTCGTGTGCCACCACAAgaagtggaggaggtggacacacacacacacacacacatgcccCTAGATGCGCAGAGAgcaagaggaagagatgggaaaggaaaggaaaggggggacCCCCAAAAATCGAGATCAATGCAGCtgcaagagaaaagaagcTAAACCAAGTAGTCGAACAAGTCGACAGATCTCTCCTCCCACCGCCCCGCTGACTCACAGGTTTGACAACAGTACGAAGCACGTGCGAGAAATAGAAGACGGCATGCCTGGCGGCAAGTCACGTAACTGAGCAgcggaaaagagagacgctTACACGCGATAAAAGAAAAACATGTGCACGCACTGAACTGACGCGACCTCCCAAAGAACGGATCGTGAGCTCAGAgcgggcggtggtggcgagggaTGCGCGCAGGCAATGATCGCGAAAGGAGAGTGAACGCAGCGATGTAAAGGCGGCCGAAAACACAAACGAGCGATATCGACACGacgacagagagaaagagggaaggaggctGGCGTAAGAAAGGTGCCGCGCGAACATCCAACCGCGAAGGACGAAAGGAAAGAAGGGTCAgtcacagacacacacacaagtcTATATATTTCTATATATGTCTGCGTCTATATAGTTCACTGTTatccccttccctttcgcTCCTCTACTTATTActttcttctcccttctccatTCTTCCGTACAAGATACTTCCTCACTCTCCCTTGCACTCCCCTTCTCCTgtcttcttccttctttgcTGTCCACTGCTTGCATCTGCCTACCTTTTTACCacgctcttctccctcgtGTTTTACTTCCGTTGTGCGTTTGTTCCACTGGTTCTCCTCCACAGCTGCTCTTGCCTTCAAGAAAACCTTGTTCCCGTGTGCTTGCATTCTTGTTGTACCTTACACACCTTTGCTGCGGCTCTGTTGCTCTTCGCATGCTTCCGTGTTCGCTTTACAGCTCAGTGCACTTCGTGcgtctcttctcccttttcctcctccccctcctcctctctcactgcctctctcttgttaGCAAACGCGAGGCGGGGGAGCGACAGTGTCAAATTCATGTGTAtaaggtgtgtgtgtgtgtgtgtgtatgcgagcgagcgtgcgtgtgcgagtccgcggaggaggcgagcgacCGCGGGAGCACAGGGATGTCGAtaggaagaagagcaactCCCCCTTCGTTTCGTCTCTGTCTACCCGTCTTTTagacccacacacacacacacacacacaccagctcacctcctccccactccctccctcagctTCCTTCCCCCCGCCGaacctccttttttttgcttgctCCACGGCGATCGCTGTCTCACCGCCGTCCCCctatttttcttttttgtgcCACTTAGTGTGCGTCTCACGCTCACACACCCCTCATGCGCAGCGGTTGCATGCACTTCGACGCATCCGCTCTCTGGCGAGCGGTGGGCGGACTCTCTGAAGTGAGAAANNNNNNNNNNNNNNNNNNNNNNNNNNNNNNNNNNNNNNNNNNNNNNNNNNNNNNNNNNNNNNNNNNNNNNNNNNNNNNNNNNNNNNNNNNNNNNNNNNNNNNNNNNNNNNNNNNNNNNNNNNNNNNNNNNNNNNNNNNNNNNNNNNNNNNNNNNNNNNNNNNNNNNNNNNNNNNNNNNNNNNNNNNNNNNNNNNNNNNNNNNNNNNNNNNNNNNNNNNNNNNNNNNNNNNNNNNNNNNNNNNNNNNNNNNNNNNNNNNNNNNNNNNNNNNNNNNNNNNNNNNNNNNNNNNNNNNNNNNNNNNNNNNNNNNNNNNNNNNNNNNNNNNNNNNNNNNNNNNNNNNNNNNNNNNNNNNNNNNNNNNNNNNNNNNNNNNNNNNNNNNNNNNNNNNNNNNNNNNNNNNNNNNNNNNNNNNNNNNNNNNNNNNNNNNNNNNNNNNNNNNNNNNNNNNNNNNNNNNNNNNNNNNNNNNNNNNNNNNNNNNNNNNNNNNNNNNNNNNNNNNNNNNNNNNNNNNNNNNNNNNNNNNNNNNNNNNNNNNNNNNNNNNNNNNNNNNNNNNNNNNNNNNNNNNNNNNNNNNNNNNNNNNNNNNNNNNNNNNNNNNNNNNNNNNNNNNNNNNNNNNNNNNNNNNNNNNNNNNNNNNNNNNNNNNNNNNNNNNNNNNNNNNNNNNNNNNNNNNNNNNNNNNNNNNNNNNNNNNNNNNNNNNNNNNNNNNNNNNNNNNNNNNNNNNNNNNNNNNNNNNNNNNNNNNNNNNNNNNNNNNNNNNNNNNNNNNNNNNNNNNNNNNNNNNNNNNNNNNNNNNNNNNNNNNNNNNNNNNNNNNNNNNNNNNNNNNNNNNNNNNNNNNNNNNNNNNNNNNNNNNNNNNNNNNNNNNNNNNNNNNNNNNNNNNNNNNNNNNNNNNNNNNNNNNNNNNNNNNNNNNNNNNNNNNNNNNNNNNNNNNNNNNNNNNNNNNNNNNNNNNNNNNNNNNNNNNNNNNNNNNNNNCTCGTGGTGTCGGCAGGTGCGGGGGCGAAGACAGCGGGCCTGCTAGAAAACGGCGTTGTCTTGGGTCAGGCGCCGGGACGCGGGCGctgtgcgcacacgctgtCGGGCACCGCTGGCATATGGCGCATCGCACCCGAACAGGGCAAGAAGAGGCCAGCAGAGCAGGGGCGGTGGGCGAAGGGGGCGCGAGGAGATGCATGCGAACCGGCCCCgccgtgcatgtgcgcggcGCGTCCGGCGTCTCCCAGGTGGGGCCGTGTGggcgggcgcggcgccggtgccggaAGCGCGCCGAGAACGCCCCGAGTGACACCACGGAGGCCCCCAGACCCCGATGGAGAGAGCCACCGCCCCATGCTATGGGATGCCGCGGCCGAGGGAAAAACATGGCATGCATGCCGAGCGCAGGGTCTGGGAAggccctggcctgcggctggccgGCTTCCTCGCTGAGCTGATCCGgcatgcgcctgcgccaccgcctggtTACCCGCACGAcgggcgccaccgcttccgccctcgagcaggatCCTGGCCGCTGCCCGCGTGAATCAAGGCGTGTGGTCCGCCCAGGTTCGTCTGGGGCTGATCGTGCAGTGTGTATGCGGAGAAGGTACGAGGAAGTACAAGGTAAGCCCGCTAGCCACATGACCCATTCGGCTGCCGACGGCTCGCTCTGGTCGACCAGGGTTTAGCCGCAGTGCGACCGAGGCAGGTGGGCCGTGgctgtgtgcttgcgtgtgtatCTGTTGAAGTCTTCGTGGGTGGAGTATGTGACACGCTGAAAAAAGTAAATTCGGTTCCTTTTCACTTGGAGTTGCAACCTGGTGAGTCGTTGCTGTCGCTTCACTGTCTCCTAGGATCTGGTTTCTGTTTCTTGCGTGGGTCTACCTCAAgtccctttcctttttttcttcgggCTCTTTTTTTCGACTTTGTCGCCGATT
The window above is part of the Leishmania donovani BPK282A1 complete genome, chromosome 18 genome. Proteins encoded here:
- a CDS encoding pumilio protein, putative: MSSNWTAASGAHLRVEDIDWGSTGGDDMFTSNADDLLMSDPRAVRRAETAPMVLTIMGTGGSLCVGGFEEEVNPDEEYRYTEDYHQLYYSKNPRDPRMLPPLTRRRHHLVREARAPGAFAVSSGDKQSVPSTNGAVGDRIENRESDCNNAAAATSAATAIAAAAPEATEHLSSQALVKLYVDTFRPDWDYAQIKSHVCTFSRDQDGSRLVQRLLEKPENIVSIFNEVIEEFGELATDVFGNYVLQKMFDVVPKAENDANALQEIKEAKMLDRLTAKVRGHLLEYSVQTYGCRVMQKAVENMRAADRNAIIRELDGKIVEFVFDQNANHVVQKVVEVCPSGAQFVVDAFIPSLGDLACHAYGCRVLQRTFEKCHDVEGVNIRPLMEAVLSRVNEFTVHQYGNYVVQHAMLNAPEDLRHRFVVQLTPQLYALSCSKFASNVAERIVTTATEEERDAIIKELKKPLSDFQGGNYLVNMMQDTYANYVVQRFFEAVSPTQREVISELVQPHIGTINQSVYGRHLLRKMVSNNILTNTFLLSQGIDVSGPEYGGNANNSGHRSGGHRNTANGTSGSENRHNGGGSTAYTNRNGNGRDSRSGGGVGSNSSGGGNNNGSGGRAGRGGRGGNSNNSSSNNSNNQHSDGKNNAMRSNGGGNPNSMLVLQPQLQLQQPIMTGYMPMPQQYPYGTPYGIPQLQQQQPQAPQPAYMYPAAAAAPQLYQPQQAYIPQIAPSGFGAFAGAATFSAPMPPQQQAGNYSLRYGTPMQQSTPTSQPLQTPAQQQQQPTRRGGAQSPQVYVNGGYNGAGQAHQQQPSPNSTLFPASQQQQQAFQANSDLADATLASGKGGCSGKGNTSAGVSSASHANATSSDKACAILTNSNTSSQQRAGYSNQRTPQQETGY